A stretch of DNA from Micromonospora sp. WMMD1155:
GACCTGGGACAACCACAACTCGGTCAACGGTGTCCGCGAGTACGCCCGGGCGGCCGGGGCGACCACGCGCTACGTACCGCTGAGCGGGCCGGACCTGCGGGTCGCCGAGTCGGATCTGGTCGCGGTGCTGGACGCGGGCCGGGGCGGCCTGGCCGGCCGACGGGGTCGGGCCGGTGGTCCGGGCCTGTTCGCCTATCCGGCGCAGAGCAACTTCTCCGGCGTGCAGCACCCGCTGGGCTGGGTGGAGGTGGCCCACCAACGCGGGTACGACGTGCTGCTCGACGCCGCCGCCTTCGTGCCGACGAACCGCTTGGACCTCGGCGTCGTGCGGCCCGATTTCGTGTGCCTGAGCTGGTACAAGCTGTTCGGTTACCCCACCGGGGTCGGCGCGCTGCTGGCCCGCCGTGGGGCACTGGCCCGGCTGCGCCGGCCGTGGTTCGCCGGTGGCACCATTCGCGCGGTCAGTGTGCAGGGCGACTGGCACCGGTCGACTGACGACGAGTCGGCGTTCGAGGACGGCACACTCAACTTCCTGAGCATCCCGGACGTGGAGTTCGGGTTGCGCTGGCTGGACTCGATCGGCGTCGAACTCGTCCACACCCGCGTCGGCCTGCTCACCGAATGGCTGTTGGAACGGCTGACCACACTGCGGCACGACTCGGGCGGGCCGCTGGTGCAGGTGTACGGGCCGACGACGGGTGCGGCGCGGGGCGGGACGGTGACGTTCAACCTCCGCCACCCGGACGGCACCCTCATCGACGAGCGGCTCGTCGCACGGGAGTCCGCGGCGGCCGGGTTCTCCCTGCGGACCGGCTGTTTCTGCAATCCGGGCGCGGGCGAGGGCGCGTTCGGGATCAGGAGAGAGTCGGTGCGGCGGCGACTGTTGGCGCGCGTCGACACGATCGACCAGTATCTCGACGCGTTGCGCCTGCCGACCGGCGGCGCGGTCCGTGTCTCGTTCGGGTCGGCCTCCACCGCGGCCGATGCGGAACGTTTCGTCGCCTTCGTGCAGTCGACCTACCTGAACCGTGACGTCGGGGTGGCGTCACCGCTGCCGCCCCGACTGCGCTGCTGACGGCAGCGCCGGATCAGCCGACCTGGGCTACCGGGGCCGGGCGGTGCTTGATCTCCTCCATGAACGGGAACCGGGCGGTGAGCTCGGCGAACGGCAGCCCGGCCTGCCAGGCGGCAGCCACCTGGGCGACCTGCAGCAGGTCCATGACGTCGCCACGCCCGAGGACCTCGCCGGAGATCCGCAGGTCGATCATGAAGTATCGGGCCTGCGAGCCCAGCTTGACGCAGACCACGCCCTGGTCGGAGTGCAGTTCGGCGCAGGTGAAGCGGCTGCGGCCCTGCTCGGGGGCGGTGACCCGGCCGATGTCGAGCCCGTGGCGGGTGGCGGTCTCGATGAGGGCGGGGGCCAGACCACCGTGCTCGACCAGGTCCGGGTAGAGGCGTACACCCAGTGCCGTCGACGCGTCGCTCATGACTGACTCCCACTTCCTTGTGACAGAGACCAGCAGCACGCAGGTTACGAGAAGGTTTCCCGCACGCCTCGCCATCCTGTCCCGGTTGGACGCCCCACGGCAATAGGAAGGGTCGATTCGACCGCCATCGAGTAACGGTCGGGGTTCCCGGCATCCGGGGACGGGTTGCCGTCGTCCACCTCGGAGGCATCGACGAACCTCGCGTCCCCATCGCACTCCGACATCCCACCGTTCACTGGGCAGCATCGGGCGGTAACGGACGGTCGTCATATTGGAAACACTCTTGACAGAAAGGATCCGGCATCGACATGCTTCATTGTGGAGAGCGCTCTCCGCCTCTTCGTCACGACGCCTCCATCACCTCCACGCTGAGGAGCCTCCCGTGTTCACAGCCCGCTTCCGACCACTCGTACTCGCGGCGGCCGCCCTGGTCACGACCACCGTGGCACTCGTCGTCCCGCCGCAGCCGGATCGAGCCGAGGCCGCCATCGGCCCGATCAGCTGGCAGGACGAGTTCAACTCCCCCGCCGGCACGCCCGTCGACCAGAACAAGTGGCGGTTCGACATCGGCGGCGGCGGCTGGGGCAACAACGAGCGGCAGTACTACACGAGCAGCACGAGCAACGCCGTCCACGACGGCCAGGGCAACCTGGTGATCACCGCCCGCCGCGACAACCCCGCCAACTACCAGTGCCACTACGGGCGCTGCGAGTACACGTCGGCCCGACTGCTGTCCGCAGCCACCTTCACCCAGACGTACGGCCGGTTCGAGGCACGGATCAAGATCCCGCGCGGCCAGGGCATCTGGCCGGCGTTCTGGATGCTCGGCACCGGTGGTGGTTGGCCCGACGCGGGCGAGATCGACATCATGGAGAACATCGGCCGGGAGCCCAACACCGTGTACGGCACCGTGCACGGGCCCGGCTACTCCGGAGGCGGCGGCATCACCGGCAGCCGCACCCTCGGCAGCCCTCTCGCCGACGGCTTCCACACCTACCGGGTCGACTGGGAGCCGAACGTCATCACCTGGTACCTCGACGGGGTGCAGTACCACCGGGTCGACCCCGCGCGACTCGGTGGCAACCGGTGGGTGTTCGACCACCCGTTCTTCATGATCCTCAACGTGGCGGTCGGCGGTAACTGGCCCGGCTACCCGGACGGGTCCACGCAGTTCCCGCAGCAGATGCTCGTCGACTACGTCCGGGTGTCCAGCTACACCTCCGGCGGAGGTGACCCGGCGCCCGGCACCAGCCGGATCCGGGGCGCGCAGAGCGGCCGCTGCATCGACATCCCCGGCGCCGACCCGGTCGAGGGCGCCAAGCTGCAGATCTGGGACTGCAACACCACCGCCGCGCAGGCGTGGACCTTCGCCTCCGACGGAACCGTCCGCGCGATGGGCAAGTGCATGGACCCCGCCTGGGCCGGCACCGCCAACGGCACCGAGGTCAACCTGGTCAGCTGCAACGGCAACACGGCGCAACGCTTCACCCTCAACGGGGCCGGCGACCTGGTCAACCTCAACGCCAACAAGTGCGTGGACGTGCGGGAAGCCAACCCCAACAACGGCGGCAAGCTGCACCTGTGGGACTGCCTGGGCGCAGCCAACCAGAAGTGGTCGCGCATCTGAGGCACCACGAGTGGGCCGTCCGAGGACACTCTCGGGCGGCCCACCCCCCGGGCCGCTCCGTCGCCCGGGTGAATCAGAAGCCAACCCTCGCCGCGGTCGAAGCCACGCCGGTTACGTTCGGATCGATCCAGAGATCCGGCCGTTCCCGGGAGTGAGTTCATGTCGCACCACCTCGACACCCCCCTCGCCGCCCAGGGCGGTCAGCTCTACATCGACGACCTCTACGTCTTCGACGGCGACCGCGCCACGGTGTTCGTCATGGACGTCAACAGCTCGGTGACCAGGGCCGACATCAAGCGGGGTTTCCATGCGGAGGCCCGCTACGAATTCAAGATCCACATCAACGGTACGGAGCTGGAGGACCTGACCTACCGGTTCGCCTTCGGTGAAGTCGACGCCGAGGGCAAGCAGACCTTCCAGTTGTACGAGCTGACCGGATCGGACGCTCGGGACGACGCCGCGATGGGCACTCCCATCGCCGAGGGGCGGACCGGTCAGGTGTCGACCGGCGGCAACGTCCGGGCCTGGGCCGGGCGGATCACCGACCCGTTCTTCGTCGACCTCGACGAACTCGCCACCATCAACGGAGCGGTCAAGGACGGATCGACTGTGGACCGCTCAGCGTGGCGCGTCGACCAGGCCAAGAACAGCTTCGCCGGCACGACCGTCGAGTCGATCGTCCTGGAGGTCTCCCACGACGAGCCACTGCTGCGCGACGGCACCGAGATCGGCGTGTGGTGTCGCACCCTGCTGGCCACCGACGCCGGGGGCTGGCGTCAGATCAACCGCGCCGGCCACCCCATGATGTGGCCGATCTTCTGGCCGCACGACACCGACTTCTCGAACCCCGCCAACTTCCGCCACCCCAGTCGCGACCTCGCCGAGGACGGCGAGGAGATCGCCAACGCGGTCGCGGGTGTCGTCGCGGCGAACGGCACCGCACCGGACCCGCAGGCGTACGGCTGGAGTGTCGCCCGACAGCTCTACCCCGACGTCCTGTCGTACAAGGTCGGCACGGCCGCGAACTACGGCTTCGCGGTCCGCAACGGGCGCACCATGGCCGACAACGCGCCCGAGGTGATGTTCTCCCTGATCCTCAACACCGGCACCACCTCGGGTCTCACGCCGGAGGTCACCAAGGCCGCCCGTGCGAACACCTTCCCCTACGTCGTGCCGGCCTGACGGTCCGCGCCCCGCGGACCAGGCTCCGGTGGCCGACGCTCGGCCCGCATGCCGAAGGCCCGGTTCGCCGCACGATCGGCTTGTCAGCCCAGTCGCGATCGCTCGCTGTCATAACGACCGGCGGGCGATCGACTTCTCCCAGCTCACGATTGCCAAGCGACCGGGTGACCCCGAGCCGTTCGCCCATATCGAGGCGTTTTGCGTAGTTAGCCTTAGAACGCGCCGTTTGGGCGATTCAAGGATAAGGAGATTCGATGCGCAGGAAACTTCTCGCGGGTGTGGCCGGCGTCGCCGCCGTCGTCGCGCTCGCCGGACCGGCCGCCGCGGACACGACGGGCGACACGATCGTGACCCTGACCGTCGACGCCGCCGGCGGTTTGTCGATCACCGTCCCGGCCTCGGCGAACATCGGGCACGGTGTCGAGGGCTCGACGATCACCGGCCAGCTCGGTCCGGTCACGGTGCTGGACCAGCGCGGGTCGCTCACCCCCAACTGGACCGCCAGCGTCATCTCCACCGACTTCATCACCGGCGGCGGCTCGTCCGGGGAGACGATCCCCAACATCAACGTCCTCTACTGGTCGGGCCCGCCGACGGCGACCGCCGGCGGCGGCACCTTCACGCCCGGCCAGCCGACCGCCGCCCAGCAGGTGATCATCAACGTGCCCCGGACGGCGATGACCCACACCGGCGGCACCGGCAACAACTTCGCCACCTGGAACCCGACCCTGGTGGTGAACGTGCCCGTCGGCACGGTCCAGGGTGTCTACACCGGAACGGTGACCCATTCGGTGGTCTGACCCGCTCGGCCGGCTGGCGCTGCTGGCCTCGGTCGCCCTCGTGGCGCTCGGGGTTTCGGCGGCGCCGGCCGTTGCCGTGCGGGAGCACCGACAGGAACCCGCCGAGGAGGCCGCGATCAGCATCCGCCTGCTCGACATCCCCGCCAGCCGCGTGCAGGACCCCCGCGCCCAGGTCTACATCGTGGATCACCTGAAGCCCGGGACGACGATCAACCGCCGGGTCGAGGTGCGGAACACCTCCGGCGAGTCGCAGGAGATCGACTTCTACTCCGGGGCGGCGTCGGTGGAGAACAACGCCTTCACCGTGCCGGAGGGGCGTACCGGAAACGAACTCAGTGGATGGATCCGGTTGAGGACCGCCACGATGGTGCTGGCCCCGGGCGAGCGACGGCCGGTCGAGGTCGAGATCGCCGTGCCGAGGAAGGCGTCCAAGGGCGAGCGGTACGCGGCGATCTGGGCGCAGGTCACCAGCGCGAAGGAACGCACCGGCAACGTCACCCAGATCCACCGGGTGGGCATCCGGGTCTACCTGGACATCGGTCCGGGTGGAGAACCGCCGACCGACTTTCGCATCGACGGTCTGGCCGCCGAGCCCGGAACAGGCGAGTTCCCGGTCGTCACCGCGCAGGTCACCAACACCGGCCAGCGCGCGCTGGACATGACCGGCACCCTGTCGCTGAGCAAGGCCGCGGTCCGGGCCGGTCCGTTCAAGGTGACCAACGGTGTGACGATCCTGCCCGGCCACAGCGGCCAGGTCCGGATCGAGGTCGACCAGGCCCTGCCCGCGGGGACCTGGGACGTACAGGCGAAACTCGTCAGCGGCATCGTGGAACGCACCGCGACCGGGACGATCAGCCTGCCCGTCGCGGCACCGATGACTGTCGCGACGTCGGCAGGGCCGAGGTGGTTGGTCTACACGGTCGGCGGGTTCGCCGCGCTGGTGCTGGTCACCCTGGGCGGCTGGTACCTCGTTCGCCGACAACGACCCCGGCTCGCCTGAGCACTCGGAGACTGCCCGGCCGTTCCGAGCGGAACGGCCGGGCGGTGACGCGTCGGCCACCCTCAGACCAGCCACCGACCGTCGCGCATCAGGTCACGGCCGGCGATCTCGTTCTCCTCCCGCCACGCCTGTATCCGACGGGGTGTCACCCGGAAGTACGCGTAGGGGGTCGGGCCGATCCGCGCATCCCAGAGTCTCGCAGCGAACGCGTCGGCCAGTTCGCCGGGCACGGTGTCGCTGGAGAACGTCTCCACGACGCCGTCGATGAGGACCACGTCCCGCGTCGAACCGACCGACATCCGCACCTGTCCGGAGGCCCGCAGGTTGCGCGCGGTGGGCCTCGACTCGGCCGTGGCCATGGTGAAGGCCGTACCGTCCCAGAGGAAGGACAGCGGCACCAGGTACGGGTCGCCGTTCCGGTCCGCCGAGGCGACCCACGCGTCCAGGTCGTGGTCGAGGCGGGCGAGCGTGTCCCGCTTCCGTTGCTGAGCGGTGCGCGGTGGTTCGGGTAGCAACTTCGAGTCCCCCTTCGAGGCGCTCGCGGATGTTCCGCCTGCCAGACGCCTGATGAAGGATCGCTGTTGAAGCCCACTTCACCGCAAGCGGCGACGACTGACACCACCGGATTTCACGACGGCCTAAATGACCGAATGCGTCACGACCGCCACGTAGTCACCGACCACCACCTCGGACGGGATCGTCAACCACAGGGTCGGGTTCCAGGTGGCGGAGTTCGGGCCGCCGCTCGGGCCGGACCACCCGGCGGCCGTACGCGGGGTGTTCAGCACCGCGCCGGGCTGCGGGATGAACGTCCCGACGCCGGTGGCGGCAGTCGCGGCACCGGAGGCGTACGTGATGCTGCTGTTGGGGATGGTCTCCCCACCCGAACCGGATCCCGTGGTGAAACTCGTGCTGGAGACGACGCTGACCCAGTTGCCGGAGAACGGCCCTCGGTCGTCGGTGACGGTCACCGGGCCGAGCTGGCCCGAGACGCCTGTCGTACCCGAGGTGACGGTGCCCAGCGCGGAGATCGCCGGGACGCTGATGGAGAGCCCACCGAGCGGGCTGATGACCAGCTCGACCGGTCGGGTCGCGGACTGGTCGTACGAGTCGGTCACCCGCACGGTGAAGGGGAACGTCCCGGACACGGTGGGTGTGCCGGAGAGCAGACCGGTGACCGGGTCGAGGGTCAATCCGGCGGGCAGGGTGCCGGCGCTCGTCGACCAGGCGAAGGGAGCCGTGCCGCCGTTCACTGTGAACTGGTACTGGTACTGGTCGTAAACCTTGCCGGGCGGCGGCGGTGCGAAGGTCAGGGTCGGTGCCGGGTTGACAGTCACCGACGCGGACGCGGCCGACTGCGGGCCGGTCCCGGCGGCGTTGATCGCCGCCACCCGGAAGGTGTAGGTGGCACCGCCGGTCAGCCCGGTGACGATCTGGGTCGTGGCGGTTCCGGTGAAGGTCTGCGGGGTCTGCGCCACCCCGGCGAGGTACGGCGTCACGGTGTACCCGGTGATGGCCGACCCGCCGTTGGTCGGGGTGGTCCAGCTCAGCCTGGCGGCGGTGGTACCCGCGGAGGCCGAGGTGATCGTCGGGGCGCCGGGCAGGGTGTATGGAGCCACCGCCGCCGAGGCCGGGCTGGCCGCGCCGGTGCCGTACGCGTTCACTGCGGCCACCCGGAAGGCGTACGCGGAGCCGGCGGTCAGGCCGGTCAGGGTGCGGCTGGTGGTGGAGGCGTCGAACGAGAGCGTGGGTTGGGTGACGCCGTCCCGGATCGGGGTGATCAGGTAGCCGGTGATCGGGCTGCCGTTGCTGGCCGGCGCGGTCCAGCTCACGGTGGCGCTGGTGAAGCCCGCGACGGCGGTGGGCGTGGCCGGAGTGCCCGGTGCGGACGCGTAGACGTAGGTCGCCGATCCGGCGGAGCCGCGGGTGACGACGCTGACGGTGACCGTCGCCGGGCTGGACCGGGCGGGCATGGAGGAGATGCCGAGTGTGCCGTTGGGGTTCGCGGTGAAGCAGCCGGGGGCCGGGCCGGAGGCGCACGGCAGCAACAGCACCGAGGTGCCGGCCTGCTGCTCGGCGGCCGTACCGATGGTGATCGCTGTCGCGCCGGTGAGGTTGCTGCCGCCGACGGTGACCGCGATGCCGCCGGAGATCGAGCTTTGGGCCGGGGTGACTGTGACGCCGGTCGGTGCGGTCGCCGGGGCGACCGGTGTGGTGCCGGTGGCGAGCCCCGGGTTCGCGTCGATCGACGACGAGGTCGCCACGGTCGCGGTCTGGATCTGCGTCGGGGTCACGCCGCTGCCGGTGACCGTGGCGACGATGGTGATGGGCGGCAGGAACGTGCCGCCGGCGAACGGGCCGTTGCTGTTGGTGCAGGTGATGGTCTGCCCGGACGGTGCGCCGCAGATCCAGCCGGACCCGTAGGCGGCGCGCGGTACGACACCGGTGGGGACGGTCTGGGTGACCGAGATCGGTGCCGTCTCGGCGGCGCCCGCGTCGACCCCCGCGGTGATCGAGTAGGTGACCGGGTCACCGGGTTGCGGGGAGGGGCCGACCGCACTGGTCTGCGACACGTTCAGGTCGGGCACCTGGTTGAAGCTGACCGCCCGCGCCTCGTCGACCTCGTGGAAGTCGGTGACCGAGCCGGTGGAGCCCACCCAGCCGAAGGCGAGCTGCCGTGGGTAGCCGTCGGCGTTCAACCAGGTGGGCGACGGGTACAGGCTGGGCGACACGACCGGCAGCACGCCCTGCAGCATCCGCGGTTGCCCGCCGACGGGGGTGAATCGAATCCGGTACTGGCCCGCGGGGGTGGTGATGCCGGTGTCGGTGGTGTACGGCGACGAGGTGGTGTTGATGACGACCTCGACCGGTACCACGGACGCGGCCCGGGTGTTGGCCCGCAACGGGATGGCCGGAGCCGAGGTGCTTCCGGCGGTGCTGTTGAGCGCGCAGTAGCCGACGCCGTTGCGGCCCGGTCCGCGAACGACGACCTGGCCGGGGACCCGCCCACCCGTGGTCGAGATGTACGGCGGGTTCGTGCAGCCGGTCCCCTGGTAGGTGCTGCTGCTGAAGTTGCCGAAGACGTCCAGGCCGATGCCCAGGTATCCGTTGGACAGGCCCGCCGACACACCGTTGAACGCCGCCGAGTAGCCCAGCGAACCGCCCGACGGGCCGAGGGTCGACGGGGACCTGGGGTTGGCCGGGTCGACGGCGGCCAGTGCGAAGGCGAGGCCGTCCGCACCCGGGTTGCTGCCGCCGTACTGGTAGGTGTTGAAGGTCAGGTGCAGGCCCTGCGAGGTGGGCACGCTCACCGCGGCGAACACCCCGCCCTGCCGGTTCACGGTGGCGGGGGTGAGGCGCAGTTTGCCCGCGCCCTGCGGGTCGGTGGAGGTCGTGCAACTCAGCAGCGGGCCGGCGGTGGTGTTGCCGGCGGCACTCAGGCAGGCGGCGTTGGTGCCGCCGGCGACGGGCGCGGCGGGCACCGCGACCGCGCCGATGCCGTTCGCGGTGTTGTTGTGGAACGGCTGGTCGAACAGGACGGACCCGGCCGCCGACGCCGGGACCGGCCCGAACGCGAGAGTCCCCACGAGCACGACAAGGACCAGTGCGCCGGCACTGGTTCGACGACGCCGGCCCCACAACGACATGCCCACTCCCAGCTTTCACTTCAGTCTCGATTCGGACTATAACCTCCCAAACCACCCATATTTTCGGTACGCGGATAACGGTCGCAGGCCGACGATGGCCTCAGTGAGAACGGACCGACCCCCGTCGGCTCCTGCCGAGGGGGTCGGTGAGAACGTGGAACGAGGGCGTCAGCCCTCGATGTCCCGGGGATCGCGGCTTCGCGGGTAGGTGTTCTTCTCCCCGATCGTGCCGTCCTGCTTCTTGACCACGTGTTCGACACCCCGGTCGGCCGCCATCTCGCGACCCTGGGCCTGCGCGTCGGCCTTCACGTCATGCGTGCTGCTGGCCCGCTCGTTGCCCTCCGGCTTGTTCTTCCACTGCCCGTCCTCGTGGTACGTGTCGACGTCACCCTTGGCCATGGCCAGCTCCTCCCTGCGACCGAAACTGTTCCCCGAACCAGTGCCCCGGGACGCGGCGGGCAAACCGCCGTCCTCAGGAGACGGGCGCCGGGCAGTTGTTGCTCACCCGCCGCAGAATCTGTTCACGGTCGTCGGTGGTGATGCCCGACGGCGTACCGTCGAAGTGGGTCTCGACCTTCTCCCAGCCGCGCCGCTGCTCGTAGTGCAGGTGCGGCGCCCCGGAGTTGCCGGTGCTGCCGAGTTTCCCGATCTGTTCGCCCTGGGCGACCTTCTGGCCGACCTCGACCAGCGGCGGTTCGAGCAGGTGCAGGTACTGCGTCTCCCACGTGCCGCCGTGGTCGATCTTCACCCAGTAACCGCCGCCGCGCCCGCGTGGGCCCTCCGGGTTCTCCGGCGTACGACCGCCGAGCGACCCGTTGACACCCGCCACGGTGACCGTTCCGGCATAGGACGCGAGCACCGGACGCCCCCACGTCTCACCCTCGACGGGAAAGAAGTCCACGTCGTAGTCGTCGTGGCCGGGATAGGTGCTGAGCTGCCAGGTCTCGCCGCAGGCGACGGGCATCTGGAACAGCGGGCGCGGACCCGCCGGTCGAAGCATCGGCACCACGACGACCGCGACACCGAGGACGGCCGCCGCCGCGACGAGCGCGAGGAGCACGAGGAGGGTGCGGCTTCGCGGGCGGCGGTGGGTGCGGGCTCTGGCGGGGCGGCCGGTCGTCACCGGCCCGAGCATGGCAGACGCCGGCAACGTCGCGGCTCCGGGTCACCACCGAATCGGAAACATTGCAGTTGCATCGTGAACGAGCTACGGTCGCATCCGATGCAGTCGTATTGCAACGAGAGTGGGCCCGCGATGCACGTGATCCCGTTGTCCGAGGTGACCACCGAGATGCTCGACCTGGTCGGCGGCAAGGCCGCCGGCCTGGGCGAGCTGATCCGGCGCGGCGAACGGGTCCCCGAGGGCTTCTGCGTCACCACCGAGGCACATCGCCTCGGCGTGATCCCCACCGCCGAGGTCACCGCCGCTTACGAGCGGCTGGGCGCGGGCCCGGTCGCGGTGCGCTCCAGCGCCACCGCCGAGGATCTGCCCGACGCGAGCTTCGCCGGACAGCAGGACACCGTGCTGGACGTCGTGGGCGCCAGCGAGGTGATCGCCGCCATCGCGAAGTGCTGGGACTCGCTGCACAACGACCGGGCGACCGCCTACCGCGACGCCCACCAGATCGACGGTCGGCAGGTGCGGATGGCCGTCGTCGTGCAACGCATGATCGCGCCCAAGGTCGCCGGGGTGCTCTTCACCGCCAACCCGCTCACCGGTCGTCGCGACGAGATGGCCGTCGACGCGGCACCGGGTCTGGGCACGACGGTGGTGGACGGCGCGGCGACCGTGGACCACTACGTCCTCGACGACGTCACCCGAGACGACACCGGATGCCTGACGTCCGCGCACCTGGCCGACCTGCGAGCCACCGGCGAGCGACTTCAGGCCCACTTCGGCTGCCCGCAGGACATCGAGTGGGCGATCGACGCGCACGACGTCCGGTGGCTCCTCCAGTCCCGGCCGATCACCAGCCTGTTCCCACAGCCACCGGCCACCGACAAGCCTCTCCCCCGGGTCTACCTGGAGTTCGGTCACGTCCAGGGCATGCGGCAACCGGTCACCCCGATGGGCATGTCGACGCTGCGGACACAGATCGCCGCCATGCTGGCCTCGCTGGGTGTGCGGGTCGAGATCGTCGACATCGGCGGGCGGCTCTACGGCGACCTGACCGACCTGGCTCGGGACCGGTCCTCCCGCAAGCGGCTGGTCAAGCTCATGGCTGTCGACTTCGGGCCACGCGCCCAGGCGGTGATGCAGCACGTGCTGGCCGATCCCCGCTTCGCCCCGACCAGCGGCGGTGCCCGGCGCGGCGGAACACCGACTGGGGCGTCGCTGCGCACCGCCCGACGCGCGGTCGTGGGGATCCTGCGGGCCCTGGCCCGTCCCGACACCGCGCGGCTCCGGATGTTCGAGGCGATCGAGCAGATGAGGACACAGTCGGCCGCCCCCGCCGACCTGCGTACCACCGCCGACCGGCTGCGCTTCGTGCAGGCGCGCGACGCCGACGACAGCGCCGACGCGATCATGTGGCCGATCGTCGCGGGAATGCTCGCCGCCGCGTTGCCGACCACACTGCTCAAGGGCCTCGCCGGGCCGGACGAGATCCACACCGTGCTGGGCGGCATGCCGCACAACGTCACCATCGAGATGGACCTGGCACTGTGGCGGCTCGCCCAGAACGCGGGCGAGCACCGGCAACTCCTCCTGGACACCCCGCCGGCCGAGTCGGCCGCGCGCTACCTGGCCGGGACCCTGCCCGACATCGGCATGGCCGCCTTCCTGGCCGCCTACGGTCACCGGGGCGTCGCCGAGGTCGACCTCGGCGTGCCGCGATGGGAGGAGGACCCCACGCCGGTCTTCGCCGCGGTCGTGAACTACCTCCGGGTCACCGATCCCCGGCAGGGCCCCGATCAGCGCTTCCGACGGGCCGCCTCCGCGGCGGAGGCAGCGCTGGAGGAGCTGACCCGGCGAGCCCGCCGTCGGCGGCCGGTGCGGGGCACCATCGCCGGATTCCTGCTGCGCCGGGCGCGGTCGTTGGCGGGCCTGCGCGAGGCCGGCAAGTTCGCCGGGCTCTACCCACTGCGCGAGACAC
This window harbors:
- a CDS encoding PEP/pyruvate-binding domain-containing protein, with amino-acid sequence MQSYCNESGPAMHVIPLSEVTTEMLDLVGGKAAGLGELIRRGERVPEGFCVTTEAHRLGVIPTAEVTAAYERLGAGPVAVRSSATAEDLPDASFAGQQDTVLDVVGASEVIAAIAKCWDSLHNDRATAYRDAHQIDGRQVRMAVVVQRMIAPKVAGVLFTANPLTGRRDEMAVDAAPGLGTTVVDGAATVDHYVLDDVTRDDTGCLTSAHLADLRATGERLQAHFGCPQDIEWAIDAHDVRWLLQSRPITSLFPQPPATDKPLPRVYLEFGHVQGMRQPVTPMGMSTLRTQIAAMLASLGVRVEIVDIGGRLYGDLTDLARDRSSRKRLVKLMAVDFGPRAQAVMQHVLADPRFAPTSGGARRGGTPTGASLRTARRAVVGILRALARPDTARLRMFEAIEQMRTQSAAPADLRTTADRLRFVQARDADDSADAIMWPIVAGMLAAALPTTLLKGLAGPDEIHTVLGGMPHNVTIEMDLALWRLAQNAGEHRQLLLDTPPAESAARYLAGTLPDIGMAAFLAAYGHRGVAEVDLGVPRWEEDPTPVFAAVVNYLRVTDPRQGPDQRFRRAASAAEAALEELTRRARRRRPVRGTIAGFLLRRARSLAGLREAGKFAGLYPLRETRRQLLLIGADLHHSGLLDQPDDIMFLTLDEVHTAVHQGVDPRATVTTRRAVYRRESRRRTVPVALLSDGTDVEAVLPAVAGGDGTLTGVGASAGRVTGPARVVHDPRTAHIEPGDVLVAATTDPGWTPLFLTAAALVTETGAIMAHGPTVAREYGIPAVICVPDVTRTIRTGQVVTVDGAAGTVTLH